The following proteins come from a genomic window of Macrobrachium nipponense isolate FS-2020 chromosome 32, ASM1510439v2, whole genome shotgun sequence:
- the LOC135207499 gene encoding gastrula zinc finger protein XlCGF8.2DB-like — protein sequence MHTGERPYTCGECEKAFSTKSNLKKHMKTHSGDGQFTCDDCGKALSHKSSLEIHSRIHTGKRPFTCKQCGKLFSWKSKPNIHMRMHMRERPFACKECGKSFSWKSMLESHSRIHTGERPFTCEDCGKSFSRKSTLKIHTRIHTGERPFVCKECGKLFSTKSNFKNHMRIHKGERPYICKDCGKAFPQKSNLLMHMRIHVGKRPFACKDCGKAFPQKSILQNHMRIHTEERPFACKNCGKAFSQKSILQNHLRIHTGERPFTCKDCGKAFSQRSSLKIHKRIHTGRDPSPSRSAVKHSPRGQVSRSTRRLTQWRDPLPVRTVGKHSPRGQVSRSTRRSGQERNPLPAGTVGRHSSVNRMSSSTPRSTRERL from the exons ATGCACACTGGGGAGAGGCCGTACACCTGTGGCGAGTGTGAAAAGGCATTCTCCACTAAGAGCAACCTCAAGAAACACATGAAGACCCACAGTGGAGATGGGCAATTCACTTGTGATGACTGTGGGAAGGCACTCTCCCATAAGTCATCACTCGAGATTCACTCTAGGATCCACACGGGCAAGAGGCCTTTCACCTGCAAGCAATGTGGGAAATTATTCTCCTGGAAGTCGAAGCCGAATATCCACATGAGGATGCACATGAGGGAGAGGCCCTTCGcctgcaaggaatgtgggaaatcATTCTCCTGGAAGTCGATGCTCGAGAGCCACTCAAGGATCCATACAGGGGAGAGGCCCTTCACCTGCGAGGACTGTGGGAAATCGTTCTCCAGGAAGTCGACACTCAAGATTCACACAAGGATCCACACGGGGGAGAGGCCCTTCGtctgcaaggaatgtgggaaattATTTTCCACAAAGTCGAATTTCAAGAACCACATGAGGATCCACAAGGGGGAGCGGCCCTACATCTGTAAGGACTGCGGGAAAGCGTTCCCTCAGAAGTCAAATCTCTTGATGCACATGAGGATCCACGTGGGGAAGAGACCCTTTGCCTGCAAGGACTGTGGGAAAGCGTTCCCTCAGAAGTCAATTCTCCAGAACCACATGAGGATCCACACTGAGGAGAGACCTTTTGCCTGCAAGAACTGTGGGAAAGCATTCTCCCAGAAGTCAATTCTCCAGAACCACCTGAGGATCCACACAGGGGAGAGGCCCTTCACCTGCAAGGACTGCGGGAAGGCATTCTCCCAGAGGTCAAGTCTCAAGATTCACAAGAGGATCCACACAGGGAGAGATCCTTCGCCTTCAAG GTCTGCGGTAAAGCATTCCCCCAGAGGTCAAGTGTCCAGATCCACACGAAGATTGACGCAGTGGAGAGACCCTTTGCCTGTAaggactgtgggaaagcattcgCCCAGAGGTCAAGTCTCTAGATCCACACGAAGATCTGGACAGGAGAGGAACCCTTTGCCCGCAGGGACTGTGGGAAGGCATTCTTCAGTAAATCGTATGTCAAGTTCCACTCCACGATCCACACGGGAGAGGCTGTAA